From the genome of Alphaproteobacteria bacterium, one region includes:
- a CDS encoding UMP kinase, translating to MDGEQTDGPKTDASRRYHRVLLKVSGEALMGEQAYGIDPDTVARIADDIIGVRGLGIEVCVVVGGGNIFRGLRAKGWGMERATGDHMGMLATVINALALQAALESRGQPTRVQSAIPMATVCEPYIRRRAQRHLEKGRVVIFAAGTGNPFFTTDTAAALRASEMGCDALLKGTQVDGVYSADPKKDPSATRYDRLHFLDVLTRDLGVMDTAAIALARENRIPILVFSIHTPGAFVQALRGEGRYTIVEE from the coding sequence ATGGACGGCGAGCAAACCGACGGACCGAAAACCGACGCGTCGCGGCGCTATCACCGCGTCCTGCTCAAAGTCTCCGGCGAAGCCCTGATGGGCGAACAGGCCTATGGCATCGACCCCGACACCGTCGCCCGCATCGCCGATGACATTATCGGCGTGCGGGGGTTGGGGATCGAGGTCTGCGTCGTCGTCGGCGGCGGCAACATTTTCCGCGGCCTCAGGGCCAAGGGCTGGGGCATGGAGCGCGCCACCGGCGACCATATGGGCATGCTGGCCACGGTCATCAACGCGCTGGCGCTCCAGGCAGCGCTGGAAAGCCGGGGCCAGCCGACGCGGGTGCAGTCCGCCATTCCCATGGCCACCGTCTGCGAGCCCTATATCCGCCGCCGCGCCCAGCGGCATCTGGAAAAGGGCCGCGTCGTCATCTTCGCCGCCGGCACCGGCAACCCGTTCTTCACCACCGACACCGCCGCCGCCCTGCGTGCGTCAGAAATGGGCTGCGACGCGCTGCTGAAAGGCACCCAGGTGGACGGCGTCTATTCCGCCGATCCGAAAAAGGACCCGAGCGCCACCCGCTATGACCGGCTGCATTTCCTCGACGTGCTGACGCGCGATCTGGGGGTGATGGACACGGCGGCGATCGCGCTGGCCCGCGAAAACCGGATCCCCATCCTGGTGTTCTCGATCCACACGCCCGGTGCGTTTGTGCAAGCATTGCGCGGCGAAGGGCGTTATACCATCGTTGAGGAATAA
- the frr gene encoding ribosome recycling factor: MSGSDLEDITRRMDGALEALKREFAGLRTGRASTALLDPIRVEAYGQEMPLNQVGTVGVPEPRMLTVQVWDKSMVGAVERAIRDSDLGLNPSADGQLVRVPIPELSEERRKELTKVAGRYAEQAKVAVRNVRRDGMDGLKREEKDGDISQDEHKKLADQIQKLTDEHIKLIDEAAAAKDAEIMQV; the protein is encoded by the coding sequence ATGTCGGGCAGCGATCTGGAAGACATCACACGCCGCATGGACGGGGCGCTCGAAGCCCTGAAACGCGAATTCGCCGGCCTGCGCACCGGCCGCGCCTCCACCGCCCTGCTCGACCCGATCCGGGTCGAAGCCTATGGCCAGGAGATGCCGCTGAACCAGGTCGGCACCGTCGGCGTGCCGGAGCCGCGCATGCTGACCGTGCAGGTCTGGGACAAGTCGATGGTCGGTGCGGTCGAGCGCGCCATCCGCGATTCCGACCTGGGCCTGAACCCGTCCGCCGACGGCCAGCTGGTGCGCGTGCCGATCCCGGAACTCTCGGAAGAGCGGCGCAAGGAACTGACCAAGGTCGCCGGCCGCTATGCCGAACAGGCCAAGGTTGCGGTGCGCAATGTGCGCCGCGACGGCATGGACGGGCTGAAGCGCGAGGAAAAGGACGGCGATATCAGCCAGGACGAGCACAAGAAACTGGCCGACCAGATCCAGAAGCTGACCGACGAACACATCAAGCTGATCGACGAGGCGGCGGCCGCCAAGGATGCCGAGATCATGCAGGTCTGA
- a CDS encoding isoprenyl transferase, whose translation MVQNSPAPTPHPVPRHVAIIMDGNGRWAQRRGLPRVAGHRRGAQAAKDTVLTALDLGIEYLTLYSFSSENWSRPLDEVDDLMGLLRFTMQREASTMHERGVRLRVIGDRTRLPADVLATIEAMEAKTAGNRRMTAVIALSYGSRDEIAAAVRRMAADAVAGRLDPEAITPETVSGYLYTHDIPDPDLVIRTSGEQRISNFLLWQSAYAEFVFPETLWPDFDRTALENALASYGQRDRRYGGRKVG comes from the coding sequence ATGGTTCAAAACTCCCCCGCCCCGACCCCGCATCCGGTTCCGCGCCATGTCGCCATCATCATGGATGGCAACGGACGCTGGGCCCAGCGTCGTGGCCTGCCGCGCGTGGCCGGCCACCGCCGCGGCGCCCAGGCGGCGAAGGATACGGTGCTGACCGCCCTCGACCTCGGCATCGAATACCTGACGCTCTACAGCTTCTCCTCCGAGAACTGGAGCCGGCCGCTGGACGAGGTCGACGACCTGATGGGCCTGCTGCGCTTCACCATGCAGCGCGAGGCCAGCACCATGCACGAACGCGGCGTGCGCCTGCGCGTGATCGGCGACCGCACGCGCCTGCCCGCGGATGTGCTGGCGACCATCGAGGCCATGGAGGCCAAAACCGCCGGCAACCGGCGCATGACGGCGGTGATTGCGCTCAGCTATGGCAGCCGCGACGAGATCGCGGCCGCGGTCCGGCGCATGGCCGCGGACGCGGTCGCCGGCCGGCTCGACCCGGAGGCGATCACGCCGGAGACCGTTTCGGGCTATCTCTACACCCACGACATTCCCGACCCCGACCTGGTGATCCGCACCAGCGGCGAGCAGCGGATCAGCAATTTCCTGCTGTGGCAGTCCGCCTATGCGGAGTTCGTGTTCCCCGAAACGCTCTGGCCGGACTTCGACCGCACCGCCCTGGAAAACGCCCTGGCCTCCTATGGCCAGCGGGACCGCCGGTACGGTGGGCGCAAGGTTGGGTGA
- a CDS encoding phosphatidate cytidylyltransferase gives MRIASPPQSDRLSRRLAAAAVLVPLGLGLTWAGGWAFAAMIIGFAGLMGREWSRICGFLDGRVGGWALPVGLVLLMVAAEADHRYLAAGMVGVGLAIALLIMHAGSAGSKRAGWLAVGVAGILPAGLSLLWMRGLEPDGMALIFWVMLVVWVTDSAAYAVGRSVGGPRLAPRISPAKTWSGLLGGLAAATLVGGLAAMILTGGAFGPAALAGLAVGIAGGLGDLFESHLKRQFKVKDSGGLIPGHGGVMDRLDSLLAAAPVTAALNLAGWHWL, from the coding sequence GTGCGCATCGCCTCGCCCCCGCAGAGCGACCGTCTGAGCCGGCGGCTGGCCGCGGCGGCGGTGCTGGTGCCGTTGGGCCTGGGTCTGACCTGGGCCGGCGGCTGGGCGTTCGCGGCCATGATCATCGGCTTTGCCGGCTTGATGGGCCGTGAATGGTCCCGCATTTGCGGTTTTCTCGACGGGCGCGTCGGCGGCTGGGCGCTGCCGGTCGGGCTAGTGCTGCTCATGGTGGCGGCGGAGGCCGACCATCGCTATCTGGCGGCCGGCATGGTCGGCGTCGGCCTCGCCATTGCGCTGCTGATCATGCATGCGGGCTCCGCCGGCTCGAAACGCGCCGGCTGGCTGGCGGTCGGCGTGGCGGGCATCCTGCCGGCGGGCCTCAGCCTGCTGTGGATGCGCGGGCTGGAGCCGGACGGCATGGCGCTGATCTTCTGGGTGATGCTGGTGGTATGGGTGACCGACAGCGCGGCCTATGCGGTCGGCCGCTCGGTCGGTGGGCCACGGCTGGCGCCCCGCATCAGCCCCGCGAAAACCTGGTCCGGGCTGCTGGGCGGCCTCGCCGCGGCGACCCTGGTGGGCGGCCTCGCCGCCATGATCCTGACCGGCGGCGCCTTCGGGCCGGCGGCCCTGGCCGGGCTTGCGGTCGGAATTGCCGGCGGCCTGGGCGATCTGTTCGAATCGCATCTGAAGCGACAGTTCAAAGTGAAGGATTCCGGCGGCCTGATCCCCGGCCATGGCGGCGTCATGGACCGGCTCGACAGTCTGCTGGCGGCGGCGCCGGTCACGGCGGCCCTCAATCTTGCAGGATGGCATTGGCTATGA
- a CDS encoding 1-deoxy-D-xylulose-5-phosphate reductoisomerase — protein MNGRRSVSVLGATGSVGQTTCALLAEAPDAFRVEALTGNCNAAAMIRSARALRPAFVAMADPAAAAAVRDDLAGLGIEVAGGESAVLAAADRPADWVMAAIVGAAGLAPTLAAVRRGATIALANKESLVCAGHLLTAEAKATGSRLLPVDSEHNAIFQVFDGARPESVHRIILTASGGPFRTCSLAEMAAATPAQALRHPNWDMGAKITIDSATMFNKGLELIEAGHLFAMPEDRIDVVVHPQSIVHSLVSYRDGSVLAQLGLPDMRTPVAVTLYWPERAACAVEHLDLTRMGDLTFEAPDPTRFPALDQARQAMKAGGTAPAVLNAANEAAVHAFLAGEIGFLDIPAIVAICQDRVSPAPLDGLDAVWEADRLARAAAGEAIRQRRKVILPARAAQ, from the coding sequence ATGAACGGCAGGCGCAGCGTTTCCGTGTTGGGAGCCACCGGCTCGGTCGGCCAGACCACCTGCGCCCTGCTGGCCGAAGCTCCGGACGCATTCCGGGTCGAGGCCCTGACCGGCAATTGCAACGCCGCGGCGATGATCCGCAGCGCCCGCGCCCTGCGCCCCGCCTTCGTGGCCATGGCCGACCCGGCGGCGGCGGCGGCGGTGCGGGACGACCTCGCCGGCCTCGGCATCGAGGTGGCGGGCGGCGAGAGCGCCGTGCTGGCCGCAGCGGACCGTCCGGCCGATTGGGTGATGGCGGCCATTGTCGGCGCCGCCGGCCTCGCCCCGACCCTGGCAGCGGTCCGCCGCGGCGCCACCATCGCGCTCGCCAACAAGGAAAGCCTGGTCTGCGCCGGCCACCTGCTGACCGCCGAAGCCAAGGCCACCGGCAGCCGCCTGCTGCCGGTGGACAGCGAGCACAACGCGATTTTCCAGGTGTTCGACGGCGCCCGGCCGGAAAGCGTCCACCGCATCATCCTGACCGCTTCCGGCGGACCGTTCCGCACCTGTAGCCTGGCGGAGATGGCGGCGGCGACGCCCGCGCAGGCCCTGCGCCATCCCAACTGGGACATGGGCGCGAAGATCACCATCGATTCCGCCACCATGTTCAACAAGGGGCTGGAACTGATCGAGGCCGGGCACCTGTTCGCCATGCCGGAAGACCGGATCGACGTGGTCGTGCATCCGCAGTCCATCGTCCACAGCCTGGTCTCCTACCGCGACGGCTCGGTGCTGGCCCAGCTGGGCCTGCCGGACATGCGCACGCCGGTGGCGGTAACCCTGTATTGGCCCGAGCGCGCCGCCTGCGCGGTGGAGCATCTGGATCTGACCCGCATGGGCGACCTGACCTTCGAGGCGCCGGACCCCACCCGCTTCCCCGCGCTCGACCAGGCCCGGCAGGCCATGAAGGCCGGCGGCACCGCGCCCGCCGTGCTCAACGCCGCCAACGAGGCGGCGGTGCACGCCTTCCTCGCCGGCGAGATCGGCTTTCTTGATATCCCGGCCATCGTCGCCATTTGCCAGGATCGGGTCTCTCCCGCCCCGCTGGATGGTCTCGATGCCGTCTGGGAGGCGGACCGGCTGGCCCGGGCCGCGGCCGGCGAGGCCATCCGACAACGCCGGAAGGTGATCCTCCCGGCCCGCGCCGCACAGTGA
- the rseP gene encoding RIP metalloprotease RseP, translating to MSILIEYIVPFILILSVLVFVHEYGHFWVARRCGVFVETFSIGFGREVFGWYDRHGTRWRVSVLPLGGYVRMRGDADESSSPDDEALSHMSAAERATAFPTQPVLSRMAIVAAGPAANVLFAIVVMALTFMTIGQSYTPPVVGQVLENSPAAAAGLQPGDRFRSLDGEGVQRFEDLQRIVSLHPGETMPAEVERDGRILVLPLTPERIEQKDSFGNPQAFGRIGVARTGYESIRHDPFSAVVEAARQSWVLTGTIVDVVWQIIAGDRSANEIGGVARIAHMSGEVTQLGVAAVLHFMVLLSLNLALINLLPVPMLDGGHLLFFVIEALRGKPLPPSVRDAGLRIGFGLVIALMVFASWNDLVYFHVLDLLNV from the coding sequence TTGAGCATCCTGATCGAGTATATCGTTCCGTTCATCCTGATCCTGTCCGTGCTGGTGTTCGTGCACGAATACGGCCATTTCTGGGTGGCGCGCCGCTGCGGTGTGTTCGTCGAGACCTTCTCCATCGGTTTCGGCCGGGAGGTGTTCGGCTGGTACGACCGCCACGGCACCCGCTGGCGCGTCTCGGTGCTGCCGCTGGGCGGCTATGTGCGCATGCGCGGCGACGCGGACGAATCCTCCAGCCCCGACGACGAGGCGCTCAGCCATATGAGCGCGGCCGAGCGCGCCACGGCCTTTCCCACCCAGCCGGTGCTGAGCCGCATGGCCATCGTCGCCGCCGGCCCGGCCGCCAACGTGCTGTTCGCCATCGTGGTGATGGCGCTGACCTTCATGACCATCGGCCAGTCCTACACGCCGCCGGTCGTCGGCCAGGTGCTGGAGAACAGCCCGGCCGCGGCCGCCGGCCTGCAACCGGGCGACCGGTTCCGCTCGCTGGATGGCGAGGGCGTGCAGCGCTTCGAGGACCTGCAACGCATCGTCTCGCTGCATCCGGGCGAGACCATGCCGGCGGAGGTCGAACGGGACGGCCGGATTCTGGTGCTGCCGCTCACGCCCGAGCGGATTGAGCAGAAGGACAGCTTCGGCAACCCACAGGCCTTTGGCCGCATCGGCGTCGCCCGCACCGGCTATGAGAGCATTCGCCACGACCCGTTTTCCGCCGTGGTCGAGGCCGCGCGGCAGAGTTGGGTCCTGACGGGAACAATCGTCGACGTTGTCTGGCAAATCATCGCCGGCGACCGGTCAGCAAACGAGATCGGCGGCGTGGCGCGAATAGCCCACATGTCTGGCGAGGTTACTCAACTCGGCGTGGCCGCCGTGCTGCACTTTATGGTATTGCTGTCGCTGAACTTGGCTCTGATTAACCTGTTGCCGGTGCCAATGTTGGACGGGGGCCATTTACTGTTTTTCGTGATCGAAGCGCTGCGCGGCAAACCCTTGCCGCCAAGCGTGCGCGATGCCGGCCTCAGAATCGGCTTCGGTTTGGTGATCGCGTTGATGGTCTTTGCCTCGTGGAACGATCTCGTCTATTTCCATGTGCTGGATCTGCTGAACGTATGA
- the bamA gene encoding outer membrane protein assembly factor BamA: MDRCREAAAAALRWLVIATTLVTISVGMATQANAQTQARPQAEGIIKAIQVEGNERVDRGTVLSYLTVQVGDPFDPKEINASLKKLFATGFFATAELLQSPTGGTLIVKVTENPIINRVAFEGNKRLDDNALQAEVQLRPRSIYTRARVQADVQRLIEVYRRNGRYSTKIEPKLIRLDQNRVDLVFEIDEGPLTGVDRIVFIGNTHFSDSRLRGQIATVETAWWRFYTNADVYDPDRINVDQEQLRRFYLKEGYADFRILSAVAELTPERTGFVVTFTLEEGERYHVGKVNVQSRLPEVTAESVLPILTVEPGDWYDASVVDTDVNAITDFLGNEGFAFVDVRPRVERDRENLTLNITYGIGEGPKVYVDRINISGNVRTQDRVIRREFRLAEGDAYNTNKVRRSRERLNNLGFFETVDIQPKPGSQPDRLDLDVEVKEKSTGEVSFGAGFSTSDGPLGDIGIRERNLLGKGQDLRLRLQISGRRQQADIGFTEPYFLDRELAAGFDIFRVQEDNTDESSFRRDTTGGRLRAGYSFSEHLTQSWSYTLRADDTRPASDASPYIKADSGQSTTSAIAHTLTFDNRDNRFSPNHGVVASMTNEIAGLGGSKRYIRNRVSAGYYYSIVPDLVISVQGQGGYIFGLGQDVGVNERFNLGGDNFRGFETAGMGPRDLNTDDALGGNAFGVGTVELSFPLGLPDEFALKGRVFAEAGSVFHLDQSNLPGVADDSALRATVGVGTSWESPFGPIRVDLGFPVLKEDYDKEQLFHFSFGTRF; the protein is encoded by the coding sequence ATGGATAGGTGCAGGGAAGCCGCCGCCGCCGCATTGCGATGGCTGGTGATCGCGACGACGCTGGTAACGATCTCGGTCGGAATGGCGACGCAGGCGAACGCGCAAACGCAAGCCCGGCCGCAGGCCGAAGGCATCATCAAAGCCATCCAGGTGGAAGGCAATGAGCGTGTCGACCGGGGAACGGTTCTCTCCTACCTGACGGTTCAGGTCGGCGATCCGTTCGATCCGAAGGAAATCAACGCCTCGCTGAAAAAGCTGTTCGCGACCGGGTTCTTCGCCACGGCCGAACTGCTGCAATCCCCCACCGGCGGCACGCTGATCGTCAAGGTGACGGAGAACCCGATCATCAACCGGGTGGCATTCGAGGGCAATAAGCGCCTCGACGACAACGCCCTCCAGGCGGAGGTGCAGTTGCGGCCGCGGTCGATCTACACCCGCGCCCGGGTGCAGGCGGACGTCCAGCGCCTGATCGAGGTCTACCGCCGCAATGGCCGCTATTCCACCAAGATCGAGCCGAAACTGATCCGCCTGGACCAGAATCGCGTCGACCTGGTGTTCGAAATCGACGAAGGCCCGCTGACCGGCGTCGACCGTATCGTGTTCATCGGCAACACCCATTTCAGCGACTCGCGCCTGCGCGGCCAGATCGCGACGGTGGAGACCGCCTGGTGGCGCTTCTACACGAATGCGGACGTCTACGATCCGGACCGGATCAATGTCGACCAGGAACAGTTGCGCCGCTTCTACCTGAAGGAAGGGTATGCAGACTTCCGCATCCTCTCCGCCGTCGCCGAACTGACCCCGGAACGGACCGGCTTCGTCGTCACCTTCACCCTGGAGGAAGGCGAACGCTATCACGTGGGCAAGGTGAATGTGCAAAGCCGCCTGCCGGAGGTCACGGCCGAAAGCGTGCTGCCGATTCTGACCGTCGAGCCGGGCGACTGGTATGATGCGTCGGTGGTCGACACCGACGTCAACGCCATCACCGACTTTCTCGGCAATGAGGGTTTCGCCTTCGTCGACGTGCGGCCGCGGGTGGAGCGCGACCGCGAAAACCTGACGCTGAACATCACCTATGGCATCGGCGAAGGGCCGAAAGTCTATGTCGACCGGATCAATATCAGCGGCAATGTCCGCACCCAGGATCGGGTGATCCGGCGCGAATTCCGACTGGCGGAAGGCGACGCCTACAACACCAACAAGGTGCGGCGTTCGCGCGAACGCCTCAACAATCTGGGCTTCTTCGAGACGGTGGACATCCAGCCCAAGCCCGGCAGCCAGCCGGACCGCCTCGACCTCGACGTGGAGGTGAAGGAGAAGTCCACGGGCGAAGTCTCGTTCGGCGCCGGCTTCTCCACCTCCGACGGCCCGCTGGGCGACATCGGCATTCGCGAGCGCAACCTGCTGGGCAAGGGCCAGGACCTGCGGCTGCGGCTCCAGATTTCCGGTCGGCGCCAGCAGGCGGATATCGGCTTTACCGAACCCTATTTCCTCGACCGCGAACTGGCGGCCGGTTTCGACATTTTCCGGGTCCAGGAAGACAACACCGACGAAAGCTCGTTCCGGCGGGATACCACCGGCGGCCGACTGCGCGCCGGCTACAGTTTCTCGGAGCATCTGACGCAAAGCTGGTCCTACACGCTGCGCGCCGACGATACGCGCCCGGCGTCGGACGCCTCGCCGTATATCAAGGCCGATTCCGGCCAGTCCACCACATCCGCGATCGCACACACGCTGACCTTCGACAACCGCGACAACCGGTTCAGCCCGAACCACGGCGTCGTCGCCAGCATGACCAACGAAATCGCGGGCCTCGGCGGCAGCAAACGCTATATCCGCAACCGCGTCAGCGCCGGCTATTACTACAGCATCGTGCCGGACCTGGTGATTTCGGTGCAGGGCCAGGGCGGCTATATCTTCGGCCTTGGTCAGGATGTCGGCGTGAACGAGCGCTTCAACCTGGGCGGCGACAATTTCCGCGGCTTCGAGACCGCGGGCATGGGCCCGCGCGACCTCAACACCGACGATGCGCTGGGCGGCAATGCCTTTGGCGTCGGCACCGTCGAACTGTCCTTCCCGTTGGGCCTGCCGGACGAGTTCGCCCTGAAGGGCCGCGTGTTCGCGGAGGCCGGATCGGTGTTCCACCTGGACCAGAGCAATCTGCCCGGCGTCGCCGACGACTCCGCGCTGCGCGCGACGGTTGGTGTCGGAACGTCCTGGGAATCGCCGTTCGGTCCGATCCGGGTTGACTTGGGCTTCCCCGTGCTGAAAGAGGACTATGACAAGGAGCAACTGTTCCATTTCAGCTTCGGCACGCGCTTCTAG
- the fabZ gene encoding 3-hydroxyacyl-ACP dehydratase FabZ yields MTEAHAKAATTPDLPVPIERILEMLPHRYPLLLIDRIVEIKLDESAVAIKNISFNEPQFQGHFPSHPVMPGVLLIEAMAQTAAALVVATVGADAEGKLVYFMTVDNARFRKPVTPGDQLRIAVEKERNRGNVWKFKGRCLLDGKVAAEANFSAMIVDR; encoded by the coding sequence ATGACAGAAGCCCACGCAAAGGCCGCCACAACCCCCGACCTGCCCGTGCCGATCGAGCGCATCCTGGAGATGCTGCCACATCGCTATCCGCTGCTGCTGATCGACCGCATCGTCGAAATCAAACTCGACGAGAGCGCGGTGGCGATCAAGAATATCAGCTTCAACGAGCCCCAGTTCCAGGGCCATTTCCCCAGCCATCCGGTCATGCCCGGCGTGCTGCTGATCGAGGCCATGGCCCAGACCGCGGCGGCCCTGGTGGTCGCCACCGTGGGCGCGGATGCCGAAGGCAAGCTGGTCTATTTCATGACGGTGGACAATGCCCGCTTCCGCAAGCCGGTCACGCCCGGCGACCAGTTGCGCATCGCCGTGGAGAAGGAGCGGAACCGCGGCAATGTCTGGAAGTTCAAGGGGCGCTGCCTGCTGGATGGCAAGGTCGCGGCGGAAGCCAATTTCAGCGCGATGATTGTGGACCGATAA
- the lpxA gene encoding acyl-ACP--UDP-N-acetylglucosamine O-acyltransferase, protein MPFLHPTAVVDPQAVVAESAHIGPFCVVGPHVRLGENVTLHSHAVVDGRTEIGEGSELYPFSSIGHPPQDLKYSGEASRLVIGRNCRIREHVTMNPGTEGGGMLTQVGDNCLFMASSHVAHDCKVGNNVIMANNATLAGHVEVGDFAIIGGLAAVQQFVRVGPHAMIGGMSGVVNDVIPYGLVMGAHAALSGLNLVGLRRRGFAQDEIKAMREAYRLLFSDQGTLAERLDQVEATLGTSDSVRGILDFARQSSDRGLLKPRPEHAG, encoded by the coding sequence ATGCCGTTCCTGCACCCCACCGCGGTCGTCGACCCCCAGGCGGTGGTGGCCGAATCCGCGCATATCGGGCCGTTCTGTGTCGTCGGCCCCCATGTGCGCCTGGGCGAGAACGTGACCCTGCACAGCCACGCGGTCGTGGACGGCCGCACGGAGATCGGCGAGGGCAGCGAACTCTATCCGTTCAGCTCGATCGGCCATCCGCCCCAGGACCTGAAATACAGCGGCGAGGCCTCGCGGCTGGTCATCGGCCGCAACTGCCGCATCCGCGAGCACGTCACCATGAATCCCGGCACCGAGGGCGGCGGCATGCTGACCCAGGTCGGCGACAACTGCCTGTTCATGGCCAGCTCGCACGTCGCCCATGACTGCAAGGTCGGCAACAACGTCATCATGGCCAACAACGCCACGCTCGCCGGCCATGTGGAGGTGGGCGACTTCGCCATTATCGGCGGCCTGGCGGCGGTGCAGCAGTTCGTCCGCGTCGGCCCGCACGCCATGATCGGCGGCATGTCTGGCGTGGTGAACGACGTCATCCCCTATGGCCTGGTGATGGGCGCGCACGCCGCGCTTTCCGGCCTCAACCTGGTCGGCCTGCGCCGCCGCGGCTTCGCCCAGGACGAGATCAAGGCCATGCGGGAGGCCTATCGCCTCCTGTTCAGCGATCAGGGCACCCTGGCCGAGCGCCTGGACCAGGTGGAAGCGACGCTCGGCACCTCCGACAGCGTGCGCGGCATTCTGGACTTCGCGCGCCAGTCCTCCGACCGCGGCCTGCTCAAGCCCCGGCCGGAGCATGCCGGCTGA
- the lpxI gene encoding UDP-2,3-diacylglucosamine diphosphatase LpxI (LpxI, functionally equivalent to LpxH, replaces it in LPS biosynthesis in a minority of bacteria.) codes for MPADPAVTPLGIVAGRGDLPARLAEQALAQGRPVFVLALTGQADPATIAPYPHAWVRLADGTAALKHLRGAGVEELVFAGAVKRPSLLSLRPDRRAATFLAKVGWRALGDDSLLSAIVAEFEAEGFHVVGADAVWGDGRMPAGALTRARPDAAAWRDIRRGVAVVQALGAVDVGQGCVVQQGIVLAVEAVEGTDAMLARARDLRRDGPGGVLVKLAKPGQDRRIDLPTVGPDTVDLAIRAGLRGLAVEAGGALVLERDALAATADAAGLFVYGIDPARVLAETPDPADDAD; via the coding sequence ATGCCGGCTGATCCAGCCGTGACCCCGCTCGGCATCGTGGCCGGCCGCGGCGATCTGCCGGCGCGTCTGGCCGAGCAGGCGCTGGCCCAGGGCCGCCCCGTGTTCGTGCTGGCCCTGACCGGCCAGGCCGATCCGGCGACCATCGCCCCCTACCCGCACGCCTGGGTCCGCCTCGCCGATGGCACGGCGGCGCTCAAACATCTGCGCGGTGCCGGCGTCGAGGAACTGGTGTTTGCCGGCGCCGTCAAACGCCCCTCGCTGCTGAGCCTGCGGCCGGACCGGCGCGCCGCCACCTTCCTGGCCAAGGTCGGCTGGCGGGCGCTCGGCGACGACTCGCTGCTGTCCGCCATCGTCGCGGAGTTCGAGGCCGAAGGCTTCCACGTCGTCGGTGCGGACGCGGTCTGGGGCGACGGGCGCATGCCGGCGGGCGCCCTCACCCGCGCCCGCCCGGACGCCGCCGCCTGGCGCGACATCCGCCGCGGCGTCGCGGTGGTGCAGGCGCTGGGCGCCGTCGATGTCGGCCAGGGCTGCGTCGTGCAACAGGGGATCGTGCTGGCCGTGGAGGCGGTGGAGGGCACCGACGCCATGCTGGCCCGCGCCCGCGACCTGCGGCGCGACGGGCCGGGCGGCGTGCTGGTCAAGCTGGCCAAGCCGGGACAGGACCGGCGGATCGACCTGCCGACCGTCGGGCCGGACACCGTCGACCTGGCCATCCGGGCCGGCCTGCGCGGGCTTGCCGTCGAGGCGGGCGGCGCGCTGGTGCTGGAGCGCGACGCGCTGGCGGCAACGGCCGACGCCGCCGGCCTGTTTGTGTACGGCATCGACCCGGCACGCGTGCTGGCCGAAACCCCGGATCCTGCCGATGACGCTGACTGA